ACTCATTTGCCCACTTTCCCACTTGATACAGAACCTTTGTAACCTTAGGTAATCATCTTCACTGTCCATCTTcccaccaattttggtgtcatccagtTGATAAtttagatgataaacaacagaaGACACAGTGTCAATTCATGTGGCACACCATATCACTGGTCTCCAATCTGTAAAACGACCTTCTGCTACCATTCTGTAACTCGTTCTACCCAGTCAATTTTGTATCGAGTTGGCTAGCTCACCCTGAATCCCATGTGATTCTGTCTTACAGCCTACCATGCAAAACTTTGTCAAAAACTTTAGCTCTGAGGCGTTTGAAGATTTAGTATCTTTATAATGCATTTGCAATAAGGTGCCTTCAAAGCCAAAAGTAATTGAATCCTGTAGAAGAAATTCAAGTGACTTCTGAGTGatagcaaataaaaataaaatcgtTTATGAGATGTTGtggcactttttttaaaaaaaagcttgagCATTCTCCTGAAGTGCCTACCAAATACAGGTACAACCAGACTCAGCAAGATCAGGTCAACACTAATTGATTACCACCATTTCTATATTTTAATAGAAGAGTGActatattttaaatgtatttttaagCAAAAGGTAATGAAATGTAGTCCTATACATTTAAAAATACTATAAGGGATTTTATTATATTCACCAAATTATTACAGCCTGGAAGGAGATTATCTGGTTAATTGAGCCATCTATATAGCCCTGTTAGTCAGCTATTATTTCCCTGACCTTTCTCTATCATGTTTAGCTGGTTGAAATTGCCTCCAGCATTCCTTCAGGCAGCACATTCCTGATCAATGAATTATTAAGACTGTCATGGCTGTTTCACCACTTATTTTAACACTACAATCCTCAATTCAATATTCTGTCATTTGTTCCAGAAACCCTTAATAATTTTGATTACCTTCACCAGTCATCCCTCAATCCTATCTTCTGCAAGAACAATCCTAGCTTCTGAACTTTATCTGCATTACTTAAGTTCTCCCACCCAGGAGTGAGGTGCACAATAATTAATCCCTGTCCAGGACAGTCATAACTTTCCTTTAGTGCAGTGATGTGAGATACTCACAATGGCCCAAACCCCTGCTTTATAGAAGTTCCACATAAACTCCTTATCTTTGTATTCTATGTCTTTATTTACAGAAGGCAGAAAGAAATCTGGTTTTTAATAGCTTCCTCAAATTGCCCTGCCCCTTCAGATATACACTCTATCTCCTTGTTCCTGTATATAGAGTTGTAACCTCTATATTCCCAGGCTGATGCAATGGTCACACTTTTTAAGGGCCTGCCATAAACAAACTGCTGGTAGGAGTGAGTTAAGAATGACTACTCGGCCTCGGAATGGATCCTTGACCTAATGATATTTGGACTGCTTGTTCAAATCTAGTCCCCAGTTGCATAGCTTTTGcccctcaccaccccccccccccccatcgctgGGTTCGGTGCTGATGGGTGGGCGGGGTCAGGAATGCTCTCAACCACACGTTACACCTAAGTTTCTCAGTGACAGAAAAAGCAACACAATCTAGCATCAGCTTTTGCAGATCCAGCTATTTACCTTGTTGAAAGCTCATCTCCAACTGAATAATCGGTTCCACATTGAAAGACGAGATCGTGGTGAGAAGGTCTCTGCAATGGAATCAAAACCAAGGGTCTCTGAACTGAGGAATGATTCCAATTCTGGCCAGGCTGTTCTGCAAACACCATAATACGTCCAGCTAATGTTTCAATGGTACTATTACAGGAACAGAAAACTCTGAAGAAGGAGTAGGTTTCCTGCAGGGAGTATCTCACCTCCAAGATTTCCAACTTTTGTTTCAGCCGATCCTGCTTGACAAATTCAACCAAGAAAGGCAAATTGTAGAATTCTGCCTCCCTCACCAGCCTGTCGTGATCCGAGAATGCAGAAGGGAGATCGAGCTGTCGAGTTCTCAAGAAATCCAGAATGTACCGAAACAGACTACCATCCCTGTCAATGAAAATTTGTCCGTTGATTATTCGGAAATCGGGATCACCTCCTTCCAACGCATGTGCTAACCTGGAATCGTGGTACCTCTTGAGGGTGCCTGCAAATGTGGAGTACTTTATACCCCCAACATTCAGAATCACAACCTCTGCCTTATTCATTCTTGACAAATTTGGGGATTTCTGACCCACTCAGTGCAGCTCCATCTGGAGAATGCAACGATTAAAGTCTTTGTTCTCTCGTCCTTGCTGTTGCTAAGCGACCTAATTGTAAACATAATGCTAGCAGCCCAATGCAGTAAACATAATGCCAGTACTATCACGAAAGAGTTAGTGTGAGGGATTCCCAATATACAACATCAAATATTGCCAGTATTGACATCCCTCAGATCTTTATAGGTGGTGTATATACTACGGTGCAAAACTTGACCCCCTCCCCAATGAAATTCAACTTGGCGTGCTTCGCGGTAAATTAGGTGGTGACTTCTGCTGCAAGAACAACGTGtttccatttttaaaaataactgtACAGGCTAAAATACCAGCGAATGTAAAGATAAATAGTTCAAAGTTAAAcagaaatgtattatcaaagtacatatatgtcaccatatacaaacactgaaatccattttcttgcaggcattcacactaaatacaagaaacactatagaatcaatggaagaccacacaaAACAGAACGAACAAACAACGTACAAATAAAACAACGGACTGCGCAAACAGTAAAAAAAACCTaaaataataaatatcgagaacatgagatgaagagttcttgaaagtgagtccataggttatgggaacaattCAGTAATGGGCCAAgtaaagttatcccttctggttcaagagcctgatggttgagggtaataacggCCCTGAAttaggtggtgtgggtcctgaggtccctgtgccttcttcctgttggtagcagtgaggagagagcatggcctggagagggctttacccctgatggattgggctgtatctactacttcCCCAGTATGGCAACAGTGTACCAGGGCTCTAGCAGGTAGGACCTCCACTGTTGCCTCTTCCACGGGGAACAACAGGAGAtggtagccatgaagcacttcaaagggtgGCATAGCCATGGCAGAGGAAATGTGCATGTTGTGGGACAGTTCGGCCTAGAGTAGATGCTTTTTCCATGTGGAAGGATCAGAGGTTGCAAAGCATCACAGAAACTTCTCTACTTGCTCTTTGTGATTGACCGTTGGTCCGTGGCTGATATCCAGAGGACATACTCACTGAGGTGCTGAGGAGAGAGCAGAAGGCACATCAGAAGCTGGAGACAAATGGTAGGCCCCAGTCCAACAATGCCCTGAGGGAAACAGTGGAGGCAAACTACATGTCGGAGAACTCAGCAGCTAGTGGAAatttggggagggcaatgaagtgagCAGCCTTGGAGAACTGGACGACCCCTGTCATGATCACCATGGCACCATTAGGAGGTGGCAAACCTGTGATGAAATCCATGGCAATGTGGAACCACGGGCATCGGGGACTGATAGGGGCAGCTGGATCCCAGAGGGCCTTTGGTTGGAGGAATTGGACTGGGCACATTGAGAGCAGGCAACAATGAACTGAAGTCCATCTGTGATCATAGTGGGCCACCATAATCAGTGTCACAGAAAATCCAGAGTTGTGCACCTAGATAGCCAGATAGGGTGAAGAGTGGACCCACTGGAGTGCCTCAGAGCAGACGGCTGCTGGCACATACGTACAGTTGTCAGGTGTGTCGGCCAGTGCAGGCTCGTGCTGTAGGGCCTGACAGATATGATTCTCAAGATCCCAAATGATCGAGGCAAGGATCTGCAAGGATGGAATGATAGTCTGAGGGTTGAGCTCTGTTTCACCTGGGTCAAAGGCAACTGCCTTTGTATTCTTGGATCCAGGTCAGTAGGAGAAGGTGATGTTGAATTACTCGAAGAAGAGAGCCCAGCATGCCTAGCATGGATTGAGTTGGTGGATTTGTTATATGGATATGCagttctggtggtcagtccagatcagaaAGGGTTCAGTGTTTCCCATTAGCCAATATTTCCATTCCTCCGAGGCCTATTAAATGGCAAGTAGCTCCCTATCTCCTACTCCATAATGGTGCTGTGTAGAGTTTAACTTACATGAGAAGGCACAAGGgtgtcttcctctcctcccctcactgGGAAAGAATGGCCTTGGCACCCACATTAGATACATCCACCTCTACCCAAAAATGGTCCCAGAAGGGTTCAATTagcagaggatgggaatggtgtTTAAGGGTCTCATGAGCTCCTCAAAAGTGTGGTCCACAGTAGCAGACCAGATTATCTGTGAGGTAGTTGATttggtgagggaggtgagaggagcaGCAATTTGGCTGTAATTCCTGATTAAATGGTGGTAAAAGTTTGAGAAGCCCAAGAAGTGCTATAGCTGTTTGGTTTGAGGAGTATGGTTGGGGCCATTCAACAatgacacacactttctctgagTCTATGGTTATGCCTGGGGTAAAAGGATGCAACTCAGGAAGGAAAAGACTAGGGTGTGGAACCAACATTTTTCTAACTAGCAGTACAGCTGGTTTTCAAGGAGATGCTGAAGGATTGATTAGCTGTGACAGACATAGTCTTGGGGGGGTATCATTGGAGATGATGAGGAGGTCATTGAGGTAGATGAGCTCTTAACTGTGTAGCATGTCTTGGAGGATCTTATCAATGAATGCTCAGAAAATGGCTGAACTGTTGGAAAGTCCGGGAAGCATCAACAAGTGTTCATAGTGGCCAGTGTGTGTTATGAACATTATCTTCCACTGGATACAGATCAGGTTGTACTCACTCTGTAGATCCAGTTTGGCGTAGATCTGGACCCCGTGGAGTGTTTTGAATGCGTTATCCATCAAGGAGAGAGGATAGCggttcttaatggtgattttgttgagtccacAGTAGTTAATGTAGGGACGaagacccccacccccacctttcttcTTGAAAAAGAAAACTCCTGCACCATCTGGGTCTGGAATGGTCAATTGAAGCTGTGCTGTAGTGATTCGGCGATGTAGTCATTCATCACTTGCGTCtcaggaggggagaggaagaaCAGACAACCTCAAAGAGGAGTGGTGCCCGGGAGGAGGTTGATTGTGCAGTTCTGTGGTCTCTGAGACAGAAGGGTACAGGCCTTGCTAATACTGAAAGTGATAGCTAAGTCATGGTATTCCagtgggagtttggtgaggttgaGGGTTTCCTCCATCCCCATGGATTTATAGGGTGAGGTTGCAGGCAGGTGGGTCCCCAACTCAGCAGAACCCGATAACCAGGCAAAGTGAGGATCATGAGTGCAAAGCAGGGGTAACCAAAGCTGAGGAGGAATTGGAAGGGCTTGTGGTGCTCTCCAATGCTCTGCGTGCGCACAGCTTGCACACATCTGACCATCTCAGACCCCCAAGGGACATCTGTCAATGGCTGTGATGCAGAAGGGGTGGGAGATAGACTCAGTAGTGAGTTCACGCTGCACAGAGTCTGGTCCAGAAGTAGCCTGCAGCAGCAGAATCTATTGTTTGTAGAGCCGTCAGGGAATGCagcaggacagagagagagagagagagagagaaagtcggGCTATGACGCTGAAATGAAAGGCCATAGGAACTTATCAGATAGAAAGCCCCTCATCTCTACCTATGGTGCCGTTTTCCTGGACGTAGTGGGTATTTGACGTATGGCTGATCAGTGGCTCCATGGTAAGTGCACAAATTGTTCCTTGCATTCCTGAAGGGGTTAAGGGAGCTCTCCCAAACTGCATGGGTTCTCGGAGTGCTGCCGATGAaggtcctgcagcctgaaatggttctgggacTGGAACTGGGGTTCTGGCTGATGATCTGGAGGGTCAGCCCATAAGATGCTTGTTAATTCGGAGGGCTAGAATGTTGAGACTTTCGATGTCAGTGGGCATCTTCTAGGGAGACAGCTCATCTTTCAAGTACTCTGAACAGCCGTGATGGTAATGGATCCAGCAacacttctgcattacatccacaactccaccgtgagggtcctgaattccacagtgttatcCGGCAAAGAGCATGAGCCTTGACTCAGGCGAAGTAGCCAATCCACTGCCCTCCTTCCACTTCCTGGATGGTTGAAAACGTGGCACATCTTAATGGTGAATTCCTCAAACTTATTGCAAATAGTggttttattgtcccagttagtGGTGGTGCAGGTCAGAGCTCGCCCAGTCAGGAGAGAGATGATGAAGACAATTTTGGCTCAGCCCATAGaatacagagatggctgaagctcAACGTGTAAGGTGCACTGTGACAGGAGGTTGCAGTATTGGGTTGGGGATCCATCAAAACATTTGCACAATGGAATCCAGGTCTCCAAGGGAAGAGGTTGACTTGCACAGGGTTGCTGTATCAAGATGGAGAGTTGCAAACAGGTAGTCAATGATGGTTTCTTGCTGCTTTGGGATCGTGCTGGGTCAATTGTAGCTTACTTAAGCCTTAGAGCTTGCCCAGTCCGGAGAGAAATGATGAAGGCATTCGGTCCATAGAATACTCCCCAACCCGATGCCACGACTTCCTTTTCCTGTGTGTCTTACACTTTGAGCTCCAGCcgtgtagaggaggcttgacccagaaGCACAACAGTGGAGACATTTTAGCAGTAagttatattttactaataaactgcaaaataacaatctAAGcatggccacaaaacaagagaaaatccgcagatgctgggaattcaagcatCACACACATAAGATACTTAAATAACAAGGTAATTAAacgctaggagcaactggttgaggctggctggttcaatgagTTAACAAAAGATTGTGGATGAAGGCTGGGTGATGAGTTGAATACGAGAGACAGGTGACTTCTATTAGCTGGGTGGTGGCTGGGAGGTAACACCTAgatcttgaaacttattgattaattttgaggggctGATAATATTGAATCCTGAActgtaatcaatgaagagcatcctgatgtatgcatcttcattgttgaaatgttccagggttgagtgaagagccaatgaaatggcatctgctgttgtcctgttgtgacagtaggcaaattggagtagatccaagtcatttctcaggcaagagttgctatgtttcattaccaacctctAAAGTACTTCACAATGGacataagtgctactggatgataaccATTGAGACAGGTTGCCAAGTTCATCTTAGGCACAGGTATAATTAAGGCCTGCTTGATTCTAGTGGATACTGTCAAGGCGAGAGGTTaacaattgttacgtaccccgtgactgggtcacttaccagcaaagatagagaggttcgttgaagtctgatggtactatttttaacagtatttattgataaaaatacacaaaaataatatcaatgcaaacatacagataatatacgtcgtcaatactaaatctaaaagtgcaggtataataataatcaataagaaatagctctatcgttgtctaggggataatgtattgtccgatggaaatataaaagccactcaagttcattcaggctgcagcttttggttggcgAGAGAGACGatttttttagaacttgcccgttttcctttttatgatgtcgatccttcgaaatgtcatcggtggtgatctcttctttagctaagccgtcttccgtggtaaggccccaatcccaggcaacgggaaaggacacacgtgggccctccactggctgtcgctattaaacgctgtcacaggatttctagcatttctcctggtgcgtctaaaggggttgttccccagaccctcttttatccttactcacggggtctcagatgtcaatcaggttggaatgatgcaatccctcaaccagccccctctgctcattccctgagggcttccatgaagtacagtactcaatacacaattccgtctccaagagacaatggccgttatccgtggctttgtatcgcagaggccaggacacattccaaacatctctctctcatttcctgggtctcctgacctgaattaatagcgatcttgtgattctcaaaaaggagggggctactttgtacccttcggcccctcagagttggggcacaggcgtaacaccccctttcttcaatgcgtttttaccatcggtaaaaacgaagtaatacagagtcttacaagattttagaatctaacacaatgcaaaagtttttttttcactaccgAGTAAtgcagttatacattcaattcagcatctagatagttaccgattacattgtcacttcctttaatatcttaacatcttgtaccttactaaagtcttgtagcatcagactccaagttaataaccacctattttatttctttccttcagcaaacaaaaactaaagagttgtgatcttagcttacgtgtatactacaaaagttcatgcaaaatactaatctttatgttactttcaaacttaacagtcaagcttccatgggggttgtctttattattcacatgctttgtcgaaatcccttaaaaccggcttctgctatttaaaaatggcgtcccattaaccctcacctcttttctggttaattcccacgtggtgagcttgtgcaccctggcgaaataggctttcgcccgctcctttcataggagttattttatcaacaatgtgttccaaacagaccattttccgaatttccacacaattctttaatttttcgcaagttgctagttttctcttcaggacccttcaggcgatTAGTTCTCAATGCCAGCGATCCcgctttgttcaaacagcatttcgaattctgcggtttcacaccacactctggaataacaatagcgtgtggggcccctttaccttccaactcaacctgtaattgattcacaggctttgtggtaccaagccattgtctctgtagcctggttgctgcttctgatatcagtccagcctttaaattttcttcattcaatttgggaactacacatttcccttttccttcaataataatattcacctcaccacctttgatctcctcactaacttttaacacaccttcgagcacaaacacctgggaattctcacttcccactattaccaaggttaaccctttcttcactgaaccaagt
The Hemitrygon akajei chromosome 5, sHemAka1.3, whole genome shotgun sequence DNA segment above includes these coding regions:
- the LOC140727328 gene encoding putative potassium channel regulatory protein, with the translated sequence MNKAEVVILNVGGIKYSTFAGTLKRYHDSRLAHALEGGDPDFRIINGQIFIDRDGSLFRYILDFLRTRQLDLPSAFSDHDRLVREAEFYNLPFLVEFVKQDRLKQKLEILEVRYSLQETYSFFRVFCSCNSTIETLAGRIMVFAEQPGQNWNHSSVQRPLVLIPLQRPSHHDLVFQCGTDYSVGDELSTRYVSIQPDERKLTNGSNVLGLLIDTLLREGFCLISTRTVSPTEKIECYTFERNRRTEYLSASIGQGGASTNIVRFQAEMPQNRRSYKI